The Kosakonia sacchari SP1 genome includes a window with the following:
- a CDS encoding YbhQ family protein, whose protein sequence is MKWQQRVRVATGLSCWQIMLHVLIVTLLVMGWMSGTLVRVGLGLCVLYGISVLLMLFLQRHHEARWREFGDVLEELTTTWYFGASLIVIWLLSRVLQNNYLLAVAGLAILAGPAVVSLLTKERKLPAKSFGLHQRSRAASPHDHR, encoded by the coding sequence ATGAAGTGGCAACAACGTGTTCGTGTCGCGACTGGCCTGAGTTGCTGGCAGATTATGTTGCACGTACTGATTGTAACGTTGCTGGTGATGGGCTGGATGAGCGGCACGCTGGTGCGTGTTGGCTTAGGGCTGTGCGTACTGTATGGCATTTCCGTGTTGCTGATGCTGTTTCTCCAGCGTCACCATGAAGCGCGCTGGCGCGAGTTCGGCGATGTACTGGAGGAGTTGACCACCACCTGGTATTTTGGCGCCTCGCTGATTGTTATCTGGCTGCTCTCCCGCGTATTGCAAAATAACTATTTGCTGGCGGTGGCCGGGCTGGCGATCCTTGCGGGACCGGCGGTGGTGTCGCTGCTCACCAAAGAGAGAAAACTTCCCGCTAAATCTTTCGGTCTGCATCAACGCAGCAGAGCAGCCAGTCCGCACGATCACCGCTAA
- a CDS encoding ABC transporter permease has protein sequence MFYRLLTLIRKELQSLLREPQTRAILILPVLIQVLLFPFAATLEVTNATIAIYNEDNGKHAVELTQRFARAKAFTHVLLLNSPQEIRPIIDTQKALLLVRFPADFSRNLDSGVTAPMQLILDGRNSNSAQIAANYLQQIVKDYQQELLSGREKPNNSELVVRNWYNPNLDYKWFVVPSLIAMITTIGVMIVTSLSVAREREQGTLDQLLVSPLATWQIFVGKAVPALIVATFQATIVLGVGILAYKIPFAGSLLLFYFTMLVYGLSLVGFGLLISSLCSTQQQAFIGVFVFMMPAILLSGYVSPVENMPVWLQDLTWANPIRHFTDITKQIYLKDASFTIVWQSLWPLLVIAATTGSAAYALFRRKIM, from the coding sequence ATGTTTTACCGTTTACTGACGCTTATCCGCAAAGAGTTGCAATCGCTGCTGCGCGAGCCGCAAACCCGCGCCATTTTGATCCTGCCGGTGCTGATTCAGGTGCTGCTGTTTCCTTTCGCCGCCACGCTGGAAGTGACCAACGCCACCATCGCTATCTACAACGAAGATAACGGCAAACACGCCGTCGAACTGACCCAGCGTTTTGCCCGTGCGAAAGCCTTTACCCACGTTTTGTTGCTGAACAGCCCGCAAGAAATTCGCCCAATCATCGACACGCAAAAAGCGCTGTTACTGGTGCGCTTCCCGGCGGATTTCTCGCGCAATCTCGACAGCGGCGTTACCGCGCCGATGCAGTTGATTCTGGATGGGCGTAACTCGAACAGCGCGCAAATCGCCGCCAATTATTTGCAGCAGATCGTCAAAGATTATCAACAGGAGCTGCTCAGCGGACGGGAAAAACCGAACAACAGCGAGCTGGTCGTGCGCAACTGGTATAACCCAAATCTCGACTACAAATGGTTTGTGGTGCCGTCGCTGATCGCGATGATTACCACCATTGGCGTGATGATTGTCACCTCGCTGTCGGTGGCGCGTGAACGTGAACAAGGTACGCTCGATCAACTGCTGGTTTCACCGCTGGCAACGTGGCAAATCTTTGTCGGTAAAGCGGTGCCGGCGCTGATTGTCGCCACATTCCAGGCAACGATTGTGCTTGGCGTGGGCATTCTGGCGTACAAAATCCCCTTTGCCGGTTCGCTGCTACTGTTCTATTTCACCATGCTGGTGTATGGCTTGTCGCTGGTCGGTTTTGGCTTGCTGATTTCGTCGCTCTGCTCGACCCAGCAGCAGGCGTTTATTGGCGTGTTTGTCTTTATGATGCCAGCGATTTTGCTCTCCGGTTATGTGTCGCCGGTGGAGAATATGCCGGTCTGGTTGCAGGATCTCACTTGGGCGAATCCGATCCGCCACTTTACCGATATTACCAAGCAGATTTACCTGAAGGACGCCAGCTTTACGATTGTCTGGCAGAGTTTGTGGCCACTACTGGTGATCGCGGCGACCACCGGTTCAGCGGCGTATGCGCTGTTCAGACGCAAAATCATGTGA
- a CDS encoding endonuclease/exonuclease/phosphatase family protein, with protein MTQHARNFSLKVLTINTHKGFTAFNRRFILPELRDAVRTVSADIVCLQEVMGAHEVHPLHVENWPDTTHYEFLADTMWSDYAYGRNAVYPEGHHGNAVLSRFPIEHYENRDVSVDGSEKRGLLYCRIVPPDLGHALHVICVHLGLREAHRQAQLTMLAEWVNSLPENEPVVVAGDFNDWRQKANHPLKTQAGLEEIFTRAHGRPARTFPVSLPLLRLDRIYVKNANASAPTALPLRNWRHLSDHAPLSAEIHL; from the coding sequence ATGACCCAACACGCGCGAAATTTTTCATTAAAAGTACTCACCATTAATACCCATAAAGGCTTCACCGCGTTTAACCGCCGCTTTATTTTGCCCGAGCTGCGCGACGCAGTGCGCACCGTTAGCGCTGATATCGTCTGCCTGCAAGAGGTGATGGGCGCGCATGAAGTTCACCCGTTGCATGTGGAAAACTGGCCGGACACCACCCATTACGAATTCCTTGCCGATACTATGTGGAGCGATTACGCCTACGGGCGCAATGCGGTTTATCCGGAAGGGCATCATGGTAATGCGGTGCTCTCCCGCTTTCCGATTGAGCACTATGAAAACCGCGATGTCTCCGTTGACGGCAGCGAAAAACGCGGCCTGCTCTACTGCCGGATTGTGCCGCCGGATCTCGGTCACGCTTTGCATGTGATTTGTGTCCACCTGGGGCTGCGGGAAGCGCACCGCCAGGCACAACTGACGATGCTGGCGGAGTGGGTCAATTCACTGCCGGAAAACGAACCGGTGGTGGTCGCTGGCGACTTTAACGACTGGCGGCAAAAAGCCAATCACCCGTTGAAAACGCAGGCCGGGCTGGAGGAGATCTTCACCCGCGCGCATGGCCGCCCTGCCCGTACGTTTCCGGTAAGCCTGCCGCTGCTGCGCCTCGATCGTATTTATGTGAAAAACGCGAACGCCAGCGCACCGACCGCGTTGCCGCTGCGTAACTGGCGTCATTTGTCCGATCATGCCCCACTGAGCGCGGAGATCCATCTATGA
- the cecR gene encoding transcriptional regulator CecR — translation MHTTPTTSRGEQARNQLIAAALAQFGEYGLHATTRDIAAQAGQNIAAITYYFGSKEDLYLACAQWIADFISDNFRPHVQAAEELFAQPTPDKAAIRELIHRACKNMIVLLTHDETLNLSKFISREQLSPTRAYQLVHDQVIAPLHSHFTALLAAYTGRDAKDIQTIIHTHALIGQILAFRLGRETILLRAGWTQFDEEKATQIYQVITCHIDLILQGLTNRSST, via the coding sequence CCAGCCGGGGTGAACAGGCCCGAAACCAGCTGATTGCCGCCGCGCTGGCACAGTTTGGTGAATATGGCTTGCATGCCACCACGCGGGATATCGCCGCACAAGCCGGGCAGAACATCGCCGCGATCACTTACTATTTTGGCTCAAAAGAGGATTTATATCTTGCCTGCGCACAGTGGATTGCCGATTTTATCAGCGACAATTTTCGCCCGCATGTGCAGGCCGCCGAAGAGTTATTCGCCCAGCCCACGCCGGATAAAGCCGCCATTCGCGAGCTGATCCACCGCGCCTGTAAAAATATGATTGTGCTGCTCACCCATGACGAGACGCTCAACCTAAGCAAATTTATCTCCCGCGAGCAGCTTTCTCCGACGCGCGCTTACCAGTTGGTGCATGACCAGGTGATTGCGCCGCTGCACAGCCACTTTACGGCGCTGCTCGCGGCCTACACCGGGCGCGACGCCAAAGATATACAAACCATTATTCATACCCATGCGCTTATCGGTCAGATCCTCGCCTTTCGCCTCGGGCGGGAAACCATTTTGCTGCGCGCAGGATGGACGCAGTTTGATGAAGAGAAAGCGACACAGATTTATCAGGTCATCACCTGTCATATCGATCTTATCTTGCAAGGATTAACGAACAGGAGTTCAACGTGA
- a CDS encoding ATP-binding cassette domain-containing protein, giving the protein MSEAAIHLHGLVKRFAGMEKPAVARLDCEIKAGYVTGLVGPDGAGKTTLMRMLAGLMRPDEGSAQVMGLDPVANDSELHAMLGYMPQKFGLYEDLTVMENLNLYADLRSVTGEQRRQTFARLLEFTALGPFTGRLAGKLSGGMKQKLGLACTLVGEPKVLLLDEPGVGVDPISRRELWQMVHELAGDGMLILWSTSYLDEAEQCRDVLLMNEGELLYQGEPKALTQTMAGRSFLVTSSEENNRRLLRRILRQPQVSDGMIQGRSVRMILKKGAQPEDLRQAEKMPALEIEETAPRFEDAFIDLLGGAGTSESPLGAILHTVEGSAQETVIEAKSLTKKFGDFAATDNVNFAVKRGEIFGLLGPNGAGKSTTFKMMCGLLVPTDGQALVLNMDLKVSSGKARQHLGYMAQKFSLYGNLTVEQNLRFFSGVYGLRGRAQNEKIDRMSEAFGLKSIASHATDELPLGFKQRLALACSLMHEPDILFLDEPTSGVDPLTRREFWLHINSMVEKGVTVMVTTHFMDEAEYCDRIGLVYRGKLIASGTPDALKAQTADADHPDPTMEHAFITLIHNWDKEHHDER; this is encoded by the coding sequence ATGAGTGAAGCGGCTATCCACCTGCACGGCCTAGTTAAGCGCTTTGCCGGCATGGAAAAACCCGCCGTCGCGCGACTGGATTGTGAGATCAAAGCGGGATATGTCACCGGCCTTGTCGGGCCGGATGGCGCCGGAAAAACCACGTTGATGCGCATGCTCGCCGGGTTGATGCGCCCGGATGAAGGCAGCGCACAGGTGATGGGTCTCGATCCTGTCGCCAATGACAGCGAACTGCATGCCATGCTCGGCTATATGCCGCAGAAGTTTGGCCTGTATGAAGATTTAACGGTCATGGAAAACCTCAATCTGTATGCCGATTTGCGCAGCGTTACCGGTGAGCAGCGCCGCCAGACGTTTGCGCGGCTGCTGGAGTTCACCGCCCTCGGCCCGTTTACCGGGCGACTGGCCGGGAAACTCTCCGGCGGTATGAAACAGAAGCTGGGGCTGGCCTGCACGCTGGTGGGTGAACCGAAAGTGCTGTTGCTGGATGAGCCGGGCGTCGGTGTTGATCCCATTTCCCGCCGCGAACTGTGGCAGATGGTGCATGAGCTGGCAGGCGACGGCATGCTGATCCTCTGGAGCACCTCTTATCTTGATGAAGCCGAGCAGTGCCGCGATGTGTTGTTGATGAACGAAGGCGAACTGCTGTATCAGGGCGAGCCGAAAGCACTGACGCAAACCATGGCCGGGCGTAGCTTCCTCGTCACCAGTTCAGAGGAGAACAACCGCCGTCTGCTGCGGCGTATCCTGCGGCAGCCGCAGGTCAGCGACGGCATGATCCAGGGCCGCTCGGTGCGTATGATCCTGAAAAAAGGGGCGCAGCCCGAGGATCTGCGACAGGCAGAAAAGATGCCCGCTCTGGAGATCGAGGAGACTGCGCCGCGCTTTGAAGATGCTTTTATCGACCTGCTTGGCGGCGCGGGCACCTCCGAATCACCGCTGGGGGCGATTCTGCATACGGTGGAAGGCAGCGCGCAAGAGACGGTAATTGAAGCCAAATCTCTGACCAAAAAGTTTGGCGATTTCGCCGCGACCGATAATGTCAATTTCGCCGTCAAACGCGGAGAGATTTTTGGCCTGCTCGGCCCGAACGGGGCGGGGAAATCCACTACCTTCAAAATGATGTGCGGTTTACTGGTGCCGACTGATGGCCAGGCGCTGGTGTTGAATATGGATCTGAAAGTCAGCTCCGGCAAAGCGCGCCAGCACCTGGGGTATATGGCGCAGAAGTTCTCCCTTTACGGCAACCTGACGGTGGAACAAAACCTGCGCTTCTTTTCCGGCGTCTACGGCCTGCGCGGGCGGGCGCAGAACGAGAAAATCGACCGCATGAGCGAGGCTTTTGGGCTGAAAAGTATCGCCAGTCATGCCACCGACGAACTGCCGCTCGGCTTTAAGCAGCGGCTGGCGCTGGCCTGCTCGCTGATGCATGAACCGGACATTCTGTTTCTGGATGAGCCGACTTCCGGTGTTGATCCGCTAACGCGCCGCGAGTTCTGGCTGCATATCAACAGCATGGTGGAAAAAGGGGTCACCGTGATGGTGACCACCCACTTTATGGATGAAGCGGAGTATTGCGATCGCATTGGGCTGGTCTATCGCGGGAAGTTAATCGCCAGCGGTACGCCGGACGCGCTGAAAGCGCAAACCGCCGATGCGGATCACCCGGACCCGACCATGGAGCACGCGTTTATCACGCTTATCCATAACTGGGATAAGGAGCATCACGATGAGCGTTAA
- the hlyD gene encoding secretion protein HlyD, which produces MKKPIVVVVIVVVVLAALGGGWLWYQSKQDRTLTLYGNVDIRTVNLSFRVGGRLSALNVDEGDAIRAGQTLGEIDKAPYENALLQAQANVATAQAKYSLATAGYRDEEIAQAVAAVRQAQAAYDYAQNFFQRQQGLMKSRAISANDLENARSSRDQAQATLKSAQDKLSQYRAGNRPQEIAQAKASLEQAEAALAQAQLDLHDTTLIAPSNGTVLTRAVEPGSMLNAGSTVLTLSLTRPVWVRAYVGERNLHQAQPGQEILLYTDGRPDKPYHGKIGFVSPTAEFTPKTVETPDLRTDLVYRLRIIVTDADDSLRQGMPVTLRFSGEARHE; this is translated from the coding sequence ATGAAAAAACCCATCGTCGTGGTAGTGATAGTTGTGGTGGTACTGGCCGCGCTGGGCGGCGGCTGGCTGTGGTATCAAAGCAAACAAGACCGCACGCTCACCCTGTACGGGAATGTCGACATCCGCACGGTGAATTTAAGTTTCCGCGTTGGCGGGCGGCTCTCTGCGCTGAATGTGGATGAAGGGGATGCGATCCGCGCCGGGCAAACGCTGGGCGAAATAGACAAAGCGCCGTATGAAAACGCGCTGTTGCAGGCACAAGCCAATGTCGCCACCGCGCAGGCAAAATACTCGCTGGCGACCGCCGGTTACCGCGATGAAGAGATAGCCCAGGCCGTCGCCGCCGTGCGTCAGGCACAAGCGGCGTACGATTACGCGCAGAACTTCTTTCAGCGCCAGCAGGGGCTGATGAAAAGCCGGGCGATTTCGGCAAACGATCTGGAAAATGCCCGCTCGTCACGGGATCAGGCCCAGGCCACGCTGAAATCGGCACAAGATAAATTGAGCCAGTACCGTGCCGGTAATCGCCCGCAGGAAATCGCCCAGGCAAAAGCCAGCCTTGAGCAGGCCGAAGCCGCGCTGGCACAGGCACAACTGGATCTGCATGACACCACGCTTATCGCGCCAAGTAATGGCACAGTGCTGACGCGCGCCGTCGAACCCGGCAGCATGCTCAACGCCGGAAGCACCGTATTAACCCTTTCTCTGACGCGCCCGGTATGGGTTCGCGCCTATGTGGGTGAGCGCAATTTGCACCAGGCGCAGCCGGGGCAAGAAATTTTGCTGTATACCGATGGCCGCCCGGATAAGCCTTATCACGGTAAAATTGGCTTTGTTTCACCCACCGCCGAATTTACGCCAAAAACCGTCGAAACCCCGGATTTGCGTACCGATCTGGTCTATCGCCTGCGCATTATTGTGACCGATGCCGATGACAGCCTGCGCCAGGGCATGCCCGTTACGCTGCGCTTTAGCGGCGAGGCGCGCCATGAGTGA
- a CDS encoding Bax inhibitor-1 family protein, producing MKPFGWIQPAQVAPAELMVNICLWLAAGMALSIATAWLVLDVMALRTFTEHSAIIVLLAILWFVVALVLNVLFDRFNTWSALAGLALMSILSGLLLASLFPLGGIVVHLAITDGMYLLGAAIAHFAGSSLRGSGYYWLMALAGLLLAIAVNSLRHSGPLLWFGSIMAVLFFSAVSAYKSKSIAVSARKLYARDFTTVQSSAIRGALAIWLGVITAFFRTLELLSYLLPGTNSR from the coding sequence GTGAAACCCTTTGGCTGGATCCAGCCTGCACAGGTCGCGCCTGCCGAGTTGATGGTCAATATTTGCTTATGGCTGGCGGCAGGGATGGCGCTGAGTATCGCAACGGCCTGGCTGGTGCTGGATGTCATGGCGCTCCGCACGTTTACCGAACACAGCGCGATCATTGTGCTGCTGGCGATCCTCTGGTTTGTCGTCGCCCTGGTGCTCAACGTTCTTTTTGACCGCTTCAATACTTGGTCGGCGTTAGCCGGTCTGGCGCTGATGAGTATCCTCTCGGGCTTGCTGCTCGCCAGCCTGTTTCCACTCGGCGGGATCGTCGTGCATCTGGCGATAACCGACGGCATGTATCTACTTGGCGCGGCGATTGCCCATTTTGCCGGTTCATCCCTGCGCGGCAGCGGTTACTACTGGCTGATGGCGCTGGCGGGTCTGTTACTGGCGATAGCGGTAAACAGCCTGCGTCACAGCGGTCCGCTGCTGTGGTTCGGTAGCATAATGGCGGTGCTGTTCTTTAGCGCGGTAAGCGCCTACAAAAGCAAATCCATTGCTGTGAGCGCGCGTAAGCTCTACGCCCGCGACTTTACCACCGTGCAGAGCAGTGCGATCCGTGGCGCACTGGCTATCTGGCTTGGGGTCATCACCGCCTTTTTCAGAACGCTGGAACTGCTGTCGTATCTCTTGCCGGGCACCAACTCGCGCTAA
- a CDS encoding lysylphosphatidylglycerol synthase domain-containing protein, translating to MTSRSHPRWRLAKRILTVLFFVAVAVLLVLYAQKVNWDDVWKVIRDYNRTALLSAVALVVVSYLLYGCYDLLGRAYCGHKLAKRQVMLVSFICYAFNLTLSTWVGGIGMRYRLYSRLGLPGSTITRIFSLSITTNWLGYILLGGVIFTFGVVQIPAHWYIDDTTLRIVGVVLLLVIAVYLWGCAFAKRRHLTIKGHKLVLPSWKFAVAQLAISSANWIAMGAIIWLLMGMQADFFFVLGVLLVSSIAGVIVHIPAGIGVLEAVFIALLASEHVSQGMIIAALLAYRVLYYFLPLLLALVCYLLLESRAKKLRAKNEKALAQQ from the coding sequence ATGACATCACGCTCACATCCGCGCTGGCGGCTGGCCAAAAGGATCCTCACGGTACTGTTTTTTGTTGCTGTTGCAGTGCTGCTGGTGCTGTATGCACAAAAAGTGAATTGGGATGATGTCTGGAAAGTCATTCGCGACTATAACCGCACCGCGCTGCTTAGCGCCGTCGCACTGGTGGTGGTAAGTTACCTGTTATACGGCTGCTATGACTTGCTCGGCCGCGCTTATTGCGGGCACAAGCTGGCAAAACGCCAGGTGATGCTGGTGTCATTTATCTGTTATGCCTTTAACCTGACGCTCAGTACATGGGTGGGCGGCATCGGTATGCGCTATCGGCTTTACTCACGTCTTGGTCTGCCGGGCAGCACGATTACGCGCATTTTCTCGCTGAGTATTACCACCAACTGGCTGGGCTACATTTTGCTTGGCGGGGTGATTTTTACCTTCGGCGTGGTGCAGATCCCGGCGCACTGGTATATCGACGACACGACGCTGCGCATCGTTGGCGTGGTGTTGCTGCTGGTGATTGCGGTCTACCTGTGGGGTTGCGCGTTCGCCAAACGCCGTCATCTGACGATTAAAGGCCACAAGCTGGTGCTGCCATCGTGGAAATTTGCCGTTGCACAGTTGGCTATTTCCAGCGCCAACTGGATAGCCATGGGGGCGATTATCTGGCTGCTGATGGGCATGCAGGCCGATTTCTTCTTCGTGCTTGGCGTGTTGCTGGTCAGCAGTATCGCGGGCGTCATTGTGCATATTCCGGCGGGGATCGGCGTGCTCGAAGCGGTGTTCATCGCCCTGCTCGCCAGCGAACACGTTTCACAAGGCATGATTATCGCCGCCCTGCTCGCCTACCGTGTACTTTACTACTTCTTGCCACTGCTGCTGGCGCTGGTTTGCTACCTGTTGCTGGAAAGCCGGGCGAAAAAGCTGCGGGCGAAAAACGAAAAAGCGTTGGCGCAGCAGTAA
- a CDS encoding ABC transporter permease, with translation MSVKALSWRRVRALCVKETRQIVRDPSSWLIAVVIPLLLLFIFGYGINLDSSKLRVGVLLEQHSEEALDFTHTLTGSPYIDATISDNRQQLIQMMQAGRIRGLVVIPANFAAQMARPGDSAPVQVITDGSEPNTANFVQGYVEGIWQLWQQQRAEDNGETFKPLIDVQTRYWFNPAAISQHFIIPGAVTIIMTVIGAILTSLVVAREWERGTMEALLSTEITRAELLLCKLIPYYFLGMLAMGLCMLVSVFILGVPYRGSLLILFLITSLFLLSTLGMGLLISTVTRNQFNAAQVALNAAFLPSIMLSGFIFQIDSMPAIIRVVTYIIPARYFVSTLQSLFLAGNIPIVLVVNVLFLVASAVMFIGLTWLKTKRRLD, from the coding sequence ATGAGCGTTAAAGCCCTCTCCTGGCGGCGCGTGCGCGCGTTATGCGTGAAAGAGACGCGCCAGATTGTGCGTGACCCGAGTAGCTGGTTGATTGCGGTGGTGATCCCGCTGCTGCTGCTATTTATTTTCGGGTACGGTATTAACCTCGATTCCAGCAAACTGCGCGTTGGCGTACTGCTTGAACAGCACAGCGAAGAGGCGCTGGATTTTACCCATACGCTGACCGGTTCGCCCTATATTGATGCCACCATCAGCGATAACCGCCAGCAACTGATTCAGATGATGCAGGCCGGGCGCATTCGCGGGCTGGTGGTGATCCCGGCGAACTTCGCCGCGCAAATGGCACGCCCTGGCGACAGCGCGCCGGTTCAGGTGATAACCGATGGCAGCGAACCGAACACCGCCAACTTTGTGCAGGGGTATGTCGAAGGCATCTGGCAACTCTGGCAACAGCAACGCGCGGAAGATAACGGAGAAACGTTTAAGCCGCTGATTGATGTGCAGACGCGCTACTGGTTTAACCCGGCGGCTATCAGCCAGCATTTTATTATCCCTGGTGCGGTGACCATTATCATGACGGTGATTGGCGCGATCCTCACCTCGCTGGTGGTGGCGCGCGAATGGGAACGCGGCACCATGGAAGCGCTGCTCTCCACCGAGATCACCCGTGCGGAACTGCTGCTGTGCAAACTCATTCCCTATTACTTTCTTGGCATGCTGGCGATGGGGCTGTGCATGCTGGTGTCGGTGTTTATTCTCGGTGTGCCGTATCGCGGCTCGCTGCTGATCCTCTTTTTAATTACCAGCCTGTTTTTGCTGAGCACCTTAGGCATGGGGCTGTTGATTTCCACCGTCACACGTAATCAATTTAACGCCGCGCAGGTGGCGCTTAACGCCGCGTTTTTACCGTCGATTATGCTGTCCGGTTTTATTTTCCAGATAGACAGCATGCCCGCCATTATTCGCGTGGTGACGTACATTATTCCGGCACGTTACTTTGTCAGCACCCTGCAAAGCCTGTTTCTGGCGGGCAATATCCCGATAGTGCTGGTAGTGAACGTGCTGTTTTTAGTTGCCTCGGCGGTGATGTTTATTGGCCTGACGTGGCTGAAAACCAAACGCAGACTGGATTAA
- a CDS encoding Bax inhibitor-1/YccA family protein encodes MDRFPRSDSIVQHSRTGLQTYMAQVYGWMTCGLLLTAFVAWYAARSEAIMSFVFSSQITFFGLVIAQLAVVFVLSGLIHKLSAGLATTLFMLYSALTGLTISSILLVYTAQSIAATFVVTAGMFGAMSLYGYTTKRDLSGLGSMLFMGLIGILLASLVNFWLKSEALMWAVTYIGVVIFVGLTAYDTQKLKNIGQQIDVRDASQLRKSSILGALTLYLDFINLFLMLLRIFGNRR; translated from the coding sequence ATGGACCGTTTCCCTCGTTCTGATTCTATTGTTCAGCACAGCCGTACCGGCTTACAAACGTATATGGCGCAGGTTTATGGCTGGATGACCTGCGGCCTGCTGCTGACGGCGTTTGTCGCCTGGTACGCCGCGCGCAGCGAAGCCATCATGTCGTTTGTGTTTTCCAGCCAAATAACCTTCTTTGGCCTGGTGATTGCGCAACTGGCGGTGGTATTTGTGCTTTCCGGGCTAATTCATAAGCTGAGCGCCGGGCTGGCAACCACGCTGTTTATGCTCTATTCGGCGCTAACCGGGCTGACGATTTCCAGTATTTTGCTGGTCTATACCGCGCAATCTATCGCCGCCACCTTTGTTGTCACCGCCGGGATGTTTGGCGCGATGAGCCTGTATGGGTACACTACCAAACGCGATCTCAGCGGTCTCGGCAGCATGCTGTTTATGGGGCTGATTGGTATTCTGCTGGCCTCACTGGTCAACTTCTGGCTGAAGAGTGAAGCGCTGATGTGGGCGGTGACCTATATCGGGGTGGTGATTTTTGTTGGTCTGACCGCCTATGACACGCAGAAGCTGAAAAATATCGGTCAGCAAATCGATGTTCGCGACGCGTCGCAGCTGCGTAAATCCTCCATTCTCGGCGCGCTGACGCTGTACCTCGACTTCATCAACCTGTTCCTGATGCTGTTGCGTATTTTCGGCAACCGCCGTTAA
- the clsB gene encoding cardiolipin synthase ClsB gives MKCSWREGNRIQLLENGDNYYPALFDAIDHAKQRVILETFIWFEDDVGCQLQQVLLRAAQRGISIEVLLDGYGSPDLSEPFVSALTSAGVIFRYYDPGPRLFGMRTNLFRRMHRKIVVIDNTVAFVGGINYSAEHVTSYGPEAKQDYAVRVEGPVVLDILQFELENLPDNAPVKRWWRKRRHRPEENRKPGEAQALFVWRDNDDHRDDIERHYLKMLANARREVIIANAYFFPGYRLLHAMRSAARRGVTVKLIVQGEPDMPIVKVGAELLYNYLLKGGVQVYEYRRRPLHGKVALMDDHWATIGSSNLDPLSLSLNLEANLIIHDRVFNQTLRDNLLGLINNDCVRVNESMAPKRTWWNLGKSVVVFHFLRHFPAMVGWLPAHTPRLAEVEPPVQPEIETQDRTEAQHSGVKP, from the coding sequence ATGAAATGTAGCTGGCGGGAAGGTAATCGCATTCAGTTGCTGGAAAACGGGGATAACTATTACCCCGCGCTGTTTGACGCCATCGATCATGCAAAACAGCGCGTTATTCTGGAAACCTTTATCTGGTTTGAAGACGATGTCGGGTGTCAGTTGCAGCAGGTATTGTTGCGCGCCGCCCAGCGCGGGATCAGCATCGAAGTGCTGCTGGACGGCTACGGTTCGCCGGATCTGAGCGAACCGTTTGTCAGTGCGTTGACCTCAGCCGGGGTAATTTTCCGTTACTACGATCCCGGCCCACGGCTGTTCGGTATGCGCACCAATCTCTTTAGACGTATGCACCGCAAAATCGTGGTGATCGATAATACGGTGGCGTTTGTTGGCGGCATTAACTACTCGGCAGAGCACGTCACCAGCTACGGCCCGGAAGCGAAACAAGATTACGCCGTGCGGGTTGAAGGCCCGGTGGTGCTCGATATTTTGCAATTTGAACTGGAGAACTTGCCGGATAACGCACCGGTTAAACGCTGGTGGCGCAAGCGTCGCCATCGCCCGGAGGAAAACCGCAAACCAGGCGAAGCGCAGGCGCTGTTTGTCTGGCGCGACAATGATGATCACCGCGACGACATTGAACGCCACTACCTGAAAATGCTGGCGAACGCGCGCCGCGAAGTGATTATCGCCAATGCTTACTTTTTCCCCGGCTACCGTTTGCTGCACGCCATGCGCAGCGCCGCACGGCGGGGCGTCACGGTGAAACTGATTGTGCAGGGTGAACCGGATATGCCGATTGTGAAAGTCGGTGCGGAGCTGCTTTATAACTATCTTCTGAAGGGCGGGGTTCAGGTGTATGAATATCGCCGCCGCCCGCTGCATGGCAAAGTGGCGCTGATGGATGATCACTGGGCCACTATCGGCTCCAGCAATCTTGACCCGCTAAGTTTGTCACTCAATCTCGAAGCCAATCTGATTATTCATGACCGTGTGTTTAACCAGACGCTGCGCGACAATTTGCTGGGGCTGATTAATAACGACTGTGTGCGGGTAAATGAGTCAATGGCGCCGAAACGAACGTGGTGGAACCTCGGAAAAAGCGTGGTGGTGTTCCACTTTTTACGCCACTTCCCGGCAATGGTCGGCTGGTTACCGGCACACACGCCAAGGCTGGCCGAGGTGGAGCCGCCCGTTCAGCCCGAAATCGAAACCCAGGATCGGACTGAAGCGCAGCACTCAGGGGTGAAACCATGA